In Brachyhypopomus gauderio isolate BG-103 chromosome 11, BGAUD_0.2, whole genome shotgun sequence, a single genomic region encodes these proteins:
- the isg20 gene encoding apoptosis-enhancing nuclease, whose product MESTIICSAIANTHKRRKLKKKKKNGFVDSNEMNRELKTCNKRTSSERLEEEDGGVSSSCDDRPVPSSSIQHANPPKRARTGAASPPDAWDVDSGFSSEMSPYTSGRNSPCVGVDPSMLVAIDCEMVGTGPGGKWSELARCSVVNYYGDVLYDKYVRPCQPVTDYRTRWSGIRKKHLVGALPFEEARKEIIQLLEGKVVVGHALHNDLRVLEITVPRHMVRDTSHMSLLRMMAGISGTCVSLKKLTSALLKRTIQVGQQGHCSVEDARAALDLYKLVEDEWEKSLPAQDYNFNLAPKPASSLEQYMQDCYWPDSITDCNQ is encoded by the exons ATGGAGTCCACTATTATTTGCTCAGCAATCGCAAATACACATAAACGTAGAAaactgaaaaagaaaaagaagaatggcttCGTGGACTCCAATGAAATGAATCGTGAATTAAAAACGTGTAACAAAAGGACGTCCAGTGAGAGactggaggaagaggacggcGGAGTCTCGTCCTCGTGTGACGACAGGCCTGTCCCTTCATCCAGCATACAGCACGCCAACCCCCCCAAACGGGCCAGGACGGGCGCCGCCTCACCCCCCGATGCATGGGATGTAGACAGTGGCTTTTCGTCGGAAATGAGTCCTTATACTAGTGGTCGGAACTCGCCTTGTGTTGGAGTTGACCCTTCAATGTTGGTGGCAATTGACTGTGAGATGGTGGGGACCGGCCCCGGTGGGAAGTGGAGTGAGTTAGCCCGCTGTAGTGTGGTCAATTACTATGGAGATGTACTTTATGACAAGTATGTCCGGCCTTGCCAGCCTGTGACGGACTACCGTACACGGTGGAGTGGCATCAGAAAGAAGCACTTAGTAGGAGCGTTGCCCTTCGAGGAAGCGAGGAAAGAG ATCATCCAGCTCCTTGAAGGAAAAGTAGTCGTTGGCCACGCCTTGCATAATGACCTGCGGGTCTTGGAAATCACCGTCCCGCGTCATATGGTTAGGGACACTTCGCACATGAGTCTACTGCGAATGATGGCCGGGATTTCTGGGACGTGTGTGTCCTTGAAGAAGCTGACAAGTGCACTTCTGAAACGGACAATACAG GTTGGCCAACAGGGTCACTGCTCTGTAGAAGACGCTCGTGCTGCCCTAGACCTCTACAAGCTGGTGGAAGATGAATGGGAGAAGTCCCTACCAGCCCAAGACTACAACTTCAATTTAGCCCCAAAACCAGCCTCCTCTCTGGAGCAGTACATGCAGGACTGTTATTGGCCTGACAGCATAACAGACTGCAACCAATGA